The Prevotella melaninogenica genome has a segment encoding these proteins:
- a CDS encoding type I restriction-modification system subunit M, whose translation MAKNISTEQALTKEVWKLATTLSGQGIGYTDYVTQLTYLLFLKMDAENVEVFEEASAIPEEYRWGQLKELDGLDLIAQYEKTLNVLSKQDNLIGTIFTKAQNKIDKPVYLKKVITMIDEHQWLEMDGDVKGAIYEGILEKNGQDKKSGAGQYFTPRPLIQAMIDCLQPKIGETVCDPACGTGGFLLAAYDYMKGQSQDKGKLDFLNDKALHGVDNTPLVVTLASMNLYLHGIGTDRSPIACEDSLEKEPETLVNVILANPPFGTRPAGSVDINRPDFYVETKNNQLNFLQHMMLMLKDGGRAAVVLPDNVLFEGGAGEIIRKKLLSDFNLHTILRLPTGIFYAQGVKANVLFFTKGQPTKDIWFYDYRTDIKHTLATNKLQRHHLDDFVACYNAATRTETYNEETNPSGRWRKYAVDDILARDKTSLDITWIKAGGEEEQFTLDELMTNITTQAGNISKAVSELQKLMAGIKE comes from the coding sequence ATGGCAAAAAACATATCAACGGAACAGGCTCTGACAAAGGAAGTATGGAAGCTTGCAACGACACTCTCTGGACAGGGTATCGGCTATACTGATTATGTCACCCAGCTTACTTATCTTCTCTTCCTCAAGATGGATGCTGAGAACGTAGAAGTGTTTGAGGAGGCATCTGCTATTCCAGAAGAGTACCGATGGGGACAGCTTAAAGAGCTTGACGGATTAGACCTGATTGCACAGTATGAAAAGACCCTTAATGTTCTCAGCAAACAGGATAATCTGATAGGAACGATATTCACAAAGGCGCAGAATAAGATTGATAAACCAGTCTATCTGAAGAAAGTGATTACCATGATAGATGAGCATCAATGGCTTGAAATGGACGGGGATGTCAAAGGAGCTATCTATGAAGGTATCTTGGAAAAGAATGGTCAGGACAAGAAAAGTGGTGCTGGACAGTACTTCACGCCTCGCCCTTTGATTCAGGCAATGATTGATTGTCTTCAACCGAAGATAGGTGAGACGGTATGCGATCCTGCTTGTGGAACAGGTGGCTTCCTGCTGGCAGCATACGATTATATGAAAGGGCAGTCACAGGACAAGGGTAAGCTTGATTTCCTGAATGATAAGGCTTTGCACGGCGTTGACAACACACCGCTCGTTGTTACGCTGGCATCTATGAACCTTTATCTGCATGGTATCGGCACTGACAGAAGTCCTATTGCTTGTGAGGACTCGTTGGAGAAAGAACCTGAGACACTGGTAAACGTCATTCTTGCCAATCCTCCGTTCGGTACGCGCCCTGCAGGCTCTGTAGACATCAATCGTCCTGATTTCTATGTAGAGACGAAGAATAACCAGCTTAACTTCCTCCAACACATGATGTTGATGTTGAAGGATGGGGGTAGGGCAGCTGTTGTCTTGCCTGACAACGTTCTCTTTGAAGGGGGTGCTGGTGAAATCATTCGCAAGAAACTTCTGAGTGATTTCAACCTGCATACTATCCTGCGATTGCCTACAGGTATCTTCTATGCACAGGGGGTAAAAGCAAATGTTCTCTTCTTTACCAAGGGACAGCCTACCAAAGATATTTGGTTCTATGATTATCGTACGGATATCAAGCACACGTTAGCTACCAACAAACTGCAACGCCACCACCTTGATGACTTCGTTGCTTGCTATAATGCTGCAACACGTACGGAAACCTATAACGAGGAAACAAATCCTTCTGGACGATGGAGAAAATATGCTGTTGATGATATCTTGGCACGTGACAAGACAAGCCTTGACATTACGTGGATAAAGGCTGGTGGGGAAGAGGAACAGTTTACATTAGACGAACTGATGACGAATATCACGACCCAAGCTGGCAATATTAGTAAGGCGGTATCCGAACTGCAGAAGTTAATGGCAGGGATTAAAGAGTAA
- a CDS encoding ParA family protein, with translation MKNKKIVFANQKGGVGKSTLCILFANYLAAKGKDVCIIDTDLQKTILMQRRKDKLIYEGEEEPYNVQDFDVTDVETMQTLVDSASQVEGFVLFDSPGNISEDGLAPLFVGADYIVCPYEYEDKALDSTGVFVQVLNVLREHNPQMTAQLFFVPNRIDPRIGTAEEQEMWRRTDEVFGNFGRVTPVVNSRATLKRTNTFELLGTQRDAVKKAFDYMLRRMK, from the coding sequence ATGAAGAATAAGAAGATTGTTTTTGCAAATCAGAAAGGTGGAGTAGGGAAGAGCACGCTGTGCATCCTCTTTGCCAATTATCTCGCTGCAAAGGGTAAGGACGTATGTATCATCGATACCGACTTGCAGAAGACTATTCTGATGCAGCGTCGAAAGGACAAGCTGATCTATGAGGGCGAGGAAGAACCTTATAACGTTCAGGACTTCGATGTAACCGATGTCGAGACAATGCAGACACTGGTTGACTCAGCTTCACAGGTAGAAGGTTTCGTTTTGTTTGACTCTCCTGGTAATATCAGCGAGGACGGTCTTGCTCCGCTCTTCGTGGGTGCAGACTACATCGTTTGTCCTTACGAATATGAGGATAAGGCGTTAGACTCAACGGGCGTCTTCGTTCAGGTGCTTAACGTGCTTCGCGAACATAACCCACAGATGACAGCACAGCTCTTCTTCGTTCCAAACCGCATCGACCCACGTATCGGTACGGCTGAGGAGCAGGAGATGTGGCGCAGAACCGATGAGGTGTTTGGTAACTTCGGACGTGTCACACCAGTTGTCAACAGCCGTGCGACACTGAAGCGTACAAACACTTTCGAATTGCTCGGTACACAGCGTGATGCGGTGAAGAAGGCGTTTGATTATATGCTGAGGAGGATGAAGTAA
- a CDS encoding restriction endonuclease subunit S, translated as MNEYHNNNVDYNGHYPKLPYSIPYNWVWVPHNNIINIIGGAQPPKSQFREYFSDGYIRLYQIRDYGESPLPVYIPIETATKQTKKGDILLARYGASLGKVFRAEAGAYNVAMAKASVKYFNLIDENYLYFFYLSSIYQEKILSISRTAQAGFNNGDFVTMFFPLPPLAEQQRIVAKIEHLFATLKTIEESL; from the coding sequence TTGAATGAATATCATAACAATAACGTAGACTATAACGGACATTATCCGAAGTTGCCATACAGCATTCCTTATAATTGGGTATGGGTTCCTCATAATAATATTATAAATATAATCGGTGGAGCACAGCCTCCCAAGAGTCAATTTAGAGAATATTTTTCAGATGGATATATTCGACTATATCAAATACGAGATTATGGAGAATCTCCTCTTCCTGTTTATATTCCAATAGAAACAGCTACAAAACAAACAAAAAAAGGGGATATTCTATTAGCGCGTTATGGTGCATCTTTAGGAAAGGTTTTTAGAGCTGAAGCAGGAGCTTATAATGTTGCAATGGCAAAGGCTTCTGTCAAGTACTTCAATTTAATAGACGAGAACTATCTCTATTTTTTTTATTTATCAAGCATCTATCAAGAAAAAATACTATCTATTTCAAGAACCGCTCAAGCAGGATTCAATAATGGTGATTTTGTAACGATGTTCTTTCCCCTCCCACCTCTTGCTGAACAACAAAGAATTGTCGCAAAGATAGAACACCTCTTTGCAACATTAAAGACTATTGAGGAGAGCTTATAA
- a CDS encoding tyrosine-type recombinase/integrase, protein MVTTFQKHLAKTNLAKNTITSYLWTVDYFLNHYKEVNKKNLLAYKGYLVENFKPQTVNLRLQAINKYLEFTKQEKLKVKFVKVQQKNFLENVISDADYKFLKTKLKTDGYDEWYFIVWFMAATGARVSELLHIKAEHVQVGYLDLYSKGGKIRRLYIPKTLRIEATKWIKEKELSSGYIFLNRFGQRITTRGIAQQLKHFAEKYGLNRDVVYPHSFRHRFAKNFLDRFNDLALLADLMGHESIETTRIYLRRTASEQQKIVDRVVNW, encoded by the coding sequence ATGGTAACAACATTTCAAAAGCATCTTGCCAAAACTAATTTGGCAAAAAACACCATCACATCATATCTGTGGACGGTGGACTATTTCCTTAATCATTATAAGGAGGTGAACAAGAAGAATCTTTTGGCTTACAAAGGGTATTTGGTAGAGAACTTTAAGCCACAGACTGTTAACCTGCGGTTGCAAGCGATAAACAAATACTTGGAGTTTACGAAACAGGAGAAGCTTAAAGTGAAATTCGTCAAGGTTCAGCAAAAGAACTTTCTGGAGAATGTAATCAGTGATGCTGATTATAAGTTCCTGAAAACAAAGCTCAAAACAGATGGTTATGATGAATGGTACTTTATCGTTTGGTTTATGGCAGCAACAGGTGCACGTGTTAGTGAACTTCTGCATATCAAGGCAGAACACGTGCAAGTAGGTTATCTTGACTTGTACAGTAAAGGAGGAAAGATTCGACGGCTGTATATCCCTAAGACTTTACGAATAGAAGCGACTAAATGGATTAAAGAGAAAGAACTATCATCGGGTTATATCTTCCTCAATCGTTTCGGGCAACGGATTACGACACGAGGGATAGCTCAGCAACTGAAGCATTTTGCAGAGAAATATGGATTGAATCGTGATGTGGTCTATCCTCACTCCTTTCGCCACCGATTTGCCAAGAATTTCCTCGACCGCTTCAATGATCTTGCTTTGTTAGCCGACCTTATGGGGCATGAAAGCATAGAGACAACGCGTATCTACCTGCGACGTACTGCCAGCGAACAGCAGAAAATTGTAGATAGGGTAGTGAATTGGTAA
- a CDS encoding T6SS phospholipase effector Tle1-like catalytic domain-containing protein — translation MDVFFDGTKNNKYNIDFGDNIKKGWGYLTSKVKTTDSYESSYSNVAKLWDMYYVNNKGNADSIAKVYIEGAGTSSPERDWNSRFKDEEGFVSSKEGDNTGGSAFGKGQTGVKAKVERACDLICQKLSSLIRGEKISLGTLTLDVFGFSRGAAEARCFVNCIEKDKRQIANVSKRIPMNSWGASYYKIVTSDEIRKYKVCLRNKLPERFKKIKIKVRFMGIFDTVSSFSPEGLSSLNFTNDVKELALNIPKFMPSVEEIVHFVAADEYRENFSLTTIDSASNGMQVVLPGAHSDVGGGYNEHEKEKIILEGSWTDSKREYRGYMSLEELKREGWLPPTWNVPLPTFMPDGSVRNYKDTMRHIFNDYARIPLYAMWFLSIKKSKLLYKANAMNKEYSLRDKKLIQVRTLIMGKINNNNNMYEIKWDSKGAKTKGRLYFVGTGEEKKLIHSIRAEYIHLSAHRSTWPIHPHEATKDNQRIFIKG, via the coding sequence ATGGACGTCTTTTTTGATGGTACCAAAAACAATAAGTATAATATTGATTTTGGAGATAATATCAAAAAGGGGTGGGGGTACTTAACTTCTAAAGTTAAAACTACAGATAGTTATGAAAGTAGTTATAGCAATGTGGCAAAGTTATGGGATATGTATTATGTGAATAATAAGGGAAATGCAGATTCTATAGCTAAGGTCTACATTGAGGGAGCGGGAACATCTTCTCCAGAAAGAGATTGGAACTCGAGATTTAAAGATGAAGAAGGATTTGTTTCTTCCAAGGAAGGGGATAATACAGGTGGTTCGGCATTTGGGAAAGGACAAACCGGTGTGAAAGCAAAGGTAGAAAGAGCATGTGACTTGATTTGCCAAAAACTGTCTTCTCTTATCAGAGGGGAAAAGATTTCTCTTGGTACTTTAACTCTTGATGTCTTCGGCTTTAGTCGTGGAGCAGCAGAAGCAAGATGCTTTGTAAATTGTATAGAGAAAGACAAACGGCAAATTGCAAATGTTAGTAAAAGAATTCCAATGAATAGCTGGGGAGCTTCTTATTATAAAATAGTCACCTCCGATGAAATAAGAAAGTACAAGGTTTGTTTAAGAAACAAACTCCCTGAACGATTTAAGAAAATCAAGATAAAAGTTCGCTTTATGGGTATCTTCGATACTGTCTCTTCTTTCTCCCCGGAAGGATTATCGTCTTTAAATTTTACTAATGATGTCAAAGAACTGGCTCTTAATATTCCTAAGTTTATGCCGAGTGTAGAAGAAATTGTTCATTTCGTGGCTGCAGATGAGTATCGTGAAAATTTTTCTTTAACGACAATCGACTCCGCATCAAATGGAATGCAAGTTGTCTTACCGGGTGCACACAGCGATGTTGGAGGAGGATATAACGAACATGAGAAAGAAAAAATAATATTAGAAGGAAGTTGGACCGATAGTAAGAGAGAGTATAGGGGCTATATGTCTTTGGAAGAATTAAAAAGAGAAGGGTGGTTACCTCCAACATGGAATGTGCCCCTCCCAACTTTTATGCCTGATGGGTCTGTAAGAAATTATAAAGATACCATGAGACATATTTTTAACGACTATGCCCGTATTCCTCTTTATGCGATGTGGTTCCTATCAATAAAGAAATCAAAGCTTCTATATAAAGCTAATGCTATGAATAAGGAATACTCTCTTCGAGACAAAAAGTTGATACAAGTAAGAACTTTGATAATGGGGAAAATTAATAATAATAATAATATGTATGAAATAAAATGGGACTCTAAGGGAGCAAAAACCAAAGGACGTCTTTACTTTGTAGGAACTGGGGAGGAAAAGAAATTGATACATTCTATTCGCGCAGAGTATATCCATCTATCCGCCCATCGCTCTACATGGCCTATACACCCTCATGAGGCAACGAAAGATAATCAACGAATCTTTATAAAAGGATAG
- a CDS encoding DUF2931 family protein: MRKFVIFLMIMPMFVFGSCKTDDSTRTKFPWIPSIAAPRHYPVQIKYAFVDFGTKDRRIPVYESSVGGGIGQPGSEVDYVDFNEKGGRDMPTAVHLLWLSYAERKFYQLDAELSENTKERMLKMFRKPYYMSDDNEHCRYFNLVITMLPGGKVWLHLNGIGRTAIVCDTLQAKEVHMELEDFDKDAFYTFKTLDNSCKLLLSDFEGAAENLEKHGVPLGLWDKYKEWYRYTTKIEFENKETKLGTHILYKFTNGDKYWDDDSIPKNTQTSCKYLAMDWQVKDWTYTGYFFFDEDEILRVYPKAFGNEGKLKGKLVVQVSKYNNWFDIFLQVGDKKYKLEKTKIYVFRDTPQKKHDEPFYCNYWDSDVEEYIGE; the protein is encoded by the coding sequence ATGAGAAAATTTGTTATATTTTTAATGATTATGCCAATGTTTGTTTTTGGTTCTTGTAAAACGGATGATAGTACAAGAACAAAGTTTCCATGGATTCCCTCTATTGCAGCCCCCAGACATTATCCGGTACAGATAAAGTATGCTTTTGTCGATTTTGGAACAAAAGACAGACGTATTCCTGTTTATGAGAGTTCTGTGGGGGGAGGTATCGGTCAGCCCGGTAGTGAGGTAGATTATGTAGACTTTAACGAAAAAGGAGGGCGGGATATGCCTACTGCTGTCCATCTTCTGTGGTTGTCTTATGCAGAAAGGAAATTTTATCAATTGGATGCCGAACTCTCTGAGAATACCAAAGAGCGAATGCTGAAAATGTTTCGTAAACCTTATTATATGAGCGATGATAATGAACATTGCAGATATTTTAATTTGGTAATTACCATGCTTCCCGGTGGTAAAGTTTGGTTGCATTTAAACGGCATCGGAAGAACGGCGATAGTCTGTGATACCTTACAAGCCAAAGAAGTACACATGGAGTTAGAGGATTTCGACAAAGATGCTTTCTACACTTTTAAAACCTTGGATAATTCCTGCAAATTATTGTTGAGCGACTTTGAAGGTGCTGCAGAAAACTTAGAGAAGCATGGTGTTCCCTTAGGATTGTGGGATAAATACAAGGAATGGTATAGATATACCACTAAGATTGAGTTTGAAAATAAAGAGACAAAGTTGGGAACGCATATCCTTTACAAGTTTACCAACGGAGATAAATATTGGGATGATGACAGTATACCTAAAAATACACAAACATCTTGTAAATATCTTGCTATGGATTGGCAGGTTAAAGATTGGACGTATACTGGGTATTTTTTCTTCGATGAAGATGAAATATTACGTGTCTATCCTAAAGCTTTTGGAAACGAAGGAAAGTTAAAGGGTAAATTGGTCGTGCAAGTAAGTAAATATAACAATTGGTTCGATATATTTCTACAAGTAGGAGATAAAAAATATAAACTGGAGAAGACTAAAATATATGTGTTTAGAGATACGCCTCAAAAGAAACATGATGAGCCTTTCTATTGTAATTATTGGGACAGCGATGTTGAAGAGTATATAGGAGAATAG
- a CDS encoding restriction endonuclease subunit S, which yields MDTKKLRQKILDLAIHGKLVPQDPNDEPASVLLERIRAEKERLIKEGKIKRSRKTTKTSDATCDEQEVPFEVPSGWVWTIVDNIAPSILYGINESAKTTGKYKLLRITDIQENYVNWNYVPFTDYDEDKAKSYLLKDGDIVFARTGATVGKSYLVEGINQETLYASYLIRVQPSKYILTKYVKLFFESNYYWEQIKLNSVGIGQPNVNGTILGKLNIPIPPFTEQQRIVEEIERWFKLIDIIEQGKTDLQSTIKQAKNKILDLAIHGKLVPQDPNDEPALELLKRINPKAEITCDNGHYPKLPKGWAICRLEDIVEYEQPTAYIVKSTAYSDDYSTPVLTAGKSFIIGYTDETEGIYNNLPCIIFDDFTTASRLVDFPFKVKSSAMKILQVNKGVDIKYVSQFMSITRLVGDTHKRYWISEYSKLEIPIPPQKEQLRIIRKIQQLFKNLETIEESL from the coding sequence ATGGACACAAAGAAGTTAAGACAAAAGATATTAGACCTTGCTATTCATGGTAAACTCGTTCCACAAGACCCGAACGATGAGCCTGCATCGGTCCTCCTTGAACGTATCCGAGCAGAAAAGGAACGCCTGATTAAAGAAGGGAAAATCAAGCGTAGCCGAAAGACTACAAAGACTTCTGATGCTACCTGTGATGAGCAGGAGGTGCCGTTTGAGGTTCCAAGTGGGTGGGTGTGGACAATTGTTGATAATATTGCCCCTTCAATACTGTATGGAATTAATGAATCTGCAAAAACCACAGGAAAATATAAATTATTACGTATAACAGATATACAAGAGAACTACGTAAATTGGAATTATGTTCCATTTACCGATTATGATGAAGATAAAGCTAAGTCTTATTTATTGAAAGATGGGGACATTGTCTTTGCCCGAACAGGTGCTACTGTAGGGAAATCGTATTTGGTGGAAGGAATAAATCAAGAAACTCTATATGCTTCATATTTAATTAGAGTGCAGCCAAGTAAATACATTCTAACTAAATATGTAAAATTATTCTTCGAATCAAATTATTATTGGGAACAAATTAAATTAAATTCTGTTGGAATAGGACAGCCAAATGTCAATGGAACTATTCTTGGCAAGCTAAATATCCCCATTCCCCCTTTTACCGAGCAGCAACGCATTGTTGAAGAAATAGAGCGTTGGTTCAAACTTATTGATATTATAGAACAAGGAAAGACTGACTTACAAAGCACTATCAAGCAAGCAAAGAATAAAATCCTTGATCTTGCGATTCATGGTAAACTTGTCCCTCAAGATCCAAACGATGAGCCCGCTTTAGAACTCCTCAAACGTATCAATCCAAAGGCTGAAATAACTTGTGATAACGGACATTATCCGAAGTTGCCCAAAGGGTGGGCTATCTGCAGACTGGAAGATATTGTAGAATATGAGCAGCCTACAGCATATATTGTAAAGTCAACTGCGTATAGTGATGATTATTCAACTCCCGTACTCACAGCAGGTAAATCGTTTATAATAGGGTATACAGACGAAACAGAAGGTATCTATAATAATTTACCTTGCATTATTTTTGATGACTTTACGACAGCCTCCCGATTAGTTGACTTCCCTTTCAAGGTTAAGTCGTCAGCTATGAAAATTCTGCAAGTTAACAAAGGTGTTGATATAAAATATGTTTCACAATTTATGAGTATAACACGACTTGTTGGTGACACACATAAACGATATTGGATTTCAGAATATTCAAAATTAGAAATACCTATACCTCCACAAAAGGAGCAACTAAGAATAATCAGAAAGATTCAGCAACTATTTAAAAACTTAGAAACTATTGAGGAGAGCTTATAA
- a CDS encoding DEAD/DEAH box helicase family protein, with the protein MLPEERARVIIDRMFEEAGWKVVDRSGYAPNMTAVAIREGLLKGNREADYLLFLNGKAVGILEAKRVEVDINSDVVKEQATLYTRRCPSWCQAWFPKIPLPLAYVANSKEMMFYDTRKSDAGFEYCSKIHSPWEVTKMLGLQDDYVGLPTLSPKGLRGCQYEAITELEKSFRSGESRALMVLATGAGKTYTACLAAYRMLSFTPMRRVLFLVDRNNLGKQAESEFGTFRLTANGDPFNSIFTVNRLKSAKIPNGSSVVISTIQRLFSLLKGEEIEDNDADDGYDEDCVGEFPENPSLPSDFFDMIIIDECHRSIYGSWRRVLDYFSKAKLIGLTATPGPETRAFFNDNIIVNYTLEKSILDGVNVYGRVYRIKTKVTENGGAILENEKVKKVTRYTGKVEVVENKETKNYTREELNKSIINPAQIKLILETYRDAVYTEMFTDPQREANMDYLPKTLIFALNESHATNIVKIAKEVFNREDDRFVQKITYSAGDSNELIRQFRNDKDFRIAVTCTLVATGTDIKPLEVVMFMRDVASEPLYIQMKGRGVRTIGDEQLRNVTPNAYSKDCFFLVDAVGVTEHEKTIASPSGAVTKIISLKELLEKITHGNVSDDYLRLLAGRLSRISHKCTESDREKFVSLAHQSMMEIASDIFKAFEDNVLPEYNNVNEPNTERKALVRNIANHPDARDLLLILNAGFIETLMPGEDTLISKGFSTEEAQSTTSAFEDYCQEHKDEIEALRIIYNNQGEPLTYSMLKDLENKLKLANSKFNTSLLWNSYAIINSQKVKRSSTKEEKEALTNIIQLVRYAFHQIEQLESLYPTAKQYFNLWYGQVWRSITAGQIELMRQVLNYIASNGYCTITDIKENDKTQAAQLIRAFGGRDTANEALSSLSQFIIYRKLA; encoded by the coding sequence ATGCTACCAGAAGAAAGGGCACGTGTTATCATAGACAGAATGTTTGAAGAAGCAGGCTGGAAAGTAGTGGATAGAAGCGGTTATGCTCCTAACATGACTGCTGTTGCCATAAGAGAGGGGCTTTTGAAAGGTAATCGAGAGGCTGATTATCTACTCTTTCTTAATGGAAAGGCAGTTGGAATATTAGAAGCTAAACGAGTTGAGGTCGACATAAATTCAGATGTCGTAAAGGAACAAGCCACACTTTATACGCGTCGTTGTCCCTCATGGTGTCAGGCGTGGTTTCCTAAAATCCCCCTTCCTCTCGCATACGTTGCCAACAGCAAGGAGATGATGTTTTACGATACTCGTAAGAGCGATGCTGGCTTTGAGTATTGCAGTAAGATTCACTCTCCGTGGGAAGTTACCAAGATGTTAGGACTTCAGGATGACTATGTGGGATTGCCAACACTTAGCCCTAAGGGACTACGTGGTTGTCAGTATGAAGCCATCACCGAACTGGAGAAGAGTTTTCGATCTGGTGAATCGCGTGCGCTGATGGTACTTGCCACAGGTGCAGGAAAAACCTATACCGCCTGTCTTGCAGCCTATCGTATGTTGTCTTTTACCCCTATGCGACGTGTCTTGTTCTTGGTCGACAGGAACAATCTGGGCAAGCAAGCTGAAAGCGAATTTGGCACTTTCCGTCTGACAGCGAATGGTGACCCTTTCAACAGCATCTTTACGGTCAATCGGCTGAAGTCAGCGAAGATTCCTAATGGCAGCAGTGTTGTTATTTCCACCATACAGCGACTATTCTCCTTGCTGAAAGGCGAAGAGATTGAAGACAACGATGCTGACGATGGATATGATGAGGATTGTGTTGGAGAGTTTCCTGAAAATCCAAGTCTGCCGTCTGATTTCTTCGATATGATTATCATTGACGAGTGCCACCGCTCTATTTATGGTAGTTGGCGACGAGTACTTGATTATTTCTCAAAGGCTAAGTTAATAGGTCTGACAGCAACTCCGGGACCTGAAACAAGGGCATTCTTTAATGATAATATCATCGTAAACTATACTTTGGAGAAGTCTATTCTGGATGGTGTAAATGTTTATGGTCGTGTGTATCGTATCAAGACAAAGGTAACAGAGAATGGTGGAGCAATTCTTGAAAACGAGAAAGTGAAAAAGGTAACTCGTTATACGGGAAAAGTTGAAGTCGTTGAAAATAAAGAAACTAAGAACTATACACGGGAGGAACTGAACAAGAGTATTATCAATCCTGCCCAGATAAAGCTTATTTTGGAAACTTATCGTGATGCGGTATATACGGAAATGTTCACCGATCCTCAGCGCGAGGCGAATATGGACTATCTGCCCAAAACGCTTATATTCGCACTGAATGAGAGTCATGCTACGAATATTGTGAAGATTGCCAAAGAGGTGTTCAATCGTGAAGACGATCGCTTTGTGCAGAAAATAACCTACTCTGCTGGGGATAGCAACGAACTGATACGACAGTTCCGCAATGATAAGGACTTCCGTATTGCTGTGACTTGTACGCTGGTAGCTACAGGAACAGACATAAAACCGCTCGAAGTCGTTATGTTCATGCGTGATGTGGCTTCCGAGCCTTTGTACATACAGATGAAAGGGCGTGGTGTCCGTACTATTGGTGATGAGCAGTTGCGTAATGTCACTCCCAATGCCTATAGCAAGGATTGCTTCTTCTTGGTTGATGCTGTGGGCGTAACTGAGCATGAGAAAACGATAGCCTCTCCATCTGGTGCTGTAACGAAAATTATCTCTCTGAAAGAACTTTTGGAGAAGATAACCCATGGCAATGTGAGCGATGACTATCTGCGCCTATTGGCGGGTCGTTTGTCTCGTATCAGCCATAAGTGTACGGAGAGTGACCGTGAGAAGTTTGTTAGTCTTGCACATCAAAGCATGATGGAGATTGCATCAGATATATTCAAGGCCTTTGAAGATAACGTCTTGCCAGAATACAACAACGTTAATGAGCCCAATACGGAACGAAAGGCGTTGGTGCGCAACATCGCAAACCACCCAGATGCAAGAGACCTTCTGTTGATTCTTAATGCTGGCTTTATCGAAACGCTGATGCCCGGCGAAGATACGCTTATTTCAAAAGGGTTCTCAACGGAGGAGGCACAGTCTACCACGTCTGCGTTTGAGGATTACTGTCAGGAGCATAAGGATGAGATAGAAGCCCTGCGCATTATATATAATAATCAGGGAGAACCGCTTACGTATTCAATGTTGAAAGACTTGGAAAACAAACTGAAGCTTGCAAATAGTAAGTTTAACACCTCGTTACTTTGGAATTCCTATGCTATCATCAATTCACAAAAGGTGAAGCGTAGTTCAACAAAAGAAGAAAAAGAAGCACTTACGAATATCATCCAGTTAGTACGCTATGCTTTCCATCAGATAGAACAGCTTGAAAGTTTATATCCAACAGCCAAACAATACTTTAACCTATGGTATGGGCAAGTATGGCGTTCTATCACAGCGGGGCAAATTGAATTGATGCGACAGGTGCTCAACTACATAGCATCTAATGGATATTGCACCATTACCGATATCAAGGAGAATGACAAGACACAGGCTGCCCAGCTTATCCGTGCCTTTGGAGGCAGAGATACAGCAAATGAAGCTTTGTCTTCATTGTCACAGTTTATCATCTATAGAAAATTAGCATAA
- a CDS encoding DUF2188 domain-containing protein — protein MGKNQHVVPKDGRWGVRGEGNSRLTSTFDTQAEAIERAREISRNQQSELFIHGRNGRIRERDSYGNDPFPPRG, from the coding sequence ATGGGTAAAAACCAACATGTTGTCCCAAAAGATGGACGATGGGGAGTTAGAGGAGAAGGTAATTCCAGGTTAACTTCAACTTTTGATACTCAAGCAGAGGCTATTGAGAGAGCTCGTGAGATTTCAAGAAATCAGCAATCTGAGCTTTTTATTCATGGTCGCAATGGACGTATCAGAGAGCGTGATTCGTATGGAAACGATCCGTTTCCTCCACGAGGCTAA